A single window of Aphidius gifuensis isolate YNYX2018 linkage group LG1, ASM1490517v1, whole genome shotgun sequence DNA harbors:
- the LOC122860438 gene encoding uncharacterized protein LOC122860438, translating into MVTVYLAAEEKLSVGSTAESIDKKILELSQTITDRLDELNFELNNVDTYFKNYLSEEVFSKQYEQVYDDIDRIDLLYKQSQKWLTYLKKNITWDLDSKTDQMISLDLDYPQSILFDISRRFFQIRNRNKPTFIEKFRDSLLNKICDDDLTAHYQLFLFYKRIIYTEVKGFGAMAFSYMWRHKNNATIYEMNEVKNERMQSIIKYTELFKNIMKTTRNFIRRCDVKYYKDNKTYASFENMYYTTVLFREHFEPIETIIEWEIPNAFRLCQLHNDCDDNNHRYDKICPGLIKNCQRALTIEYCQRKEGDQRSTKNYYWMRIRNLEKSMDLGDTYRQCQPNSLHKINNFHTDYIKNIQLPIYCDCIDDSIYTRSTNTIRAFSLLWSQTSANNMVATGARLVAKDRMIHIQLREGKLLPYGEIDKKTERWIPLPSFEYNKNFPHVAIDLNDKRYLLTENIDFILINHLWAKTICLQKLAFDEEHLLTGVRFNYEHLGKGLEKRLKLEAKFVGFNYQHGNITSKRKYIKQSCKKLPELILNNPDDPLKFETHPHDSKENQFITIRASDLIKDASQTTIPFFDLLEVAPETSVPLNGIELFHKGQLDGSSGGYISLKLYPLNLTMYMNPPLFHDFLNIENITVPKFGT; encoded by the exons ATGGTAACAGTTTATTTAGCTGCAGAAGAAAAATTGTCAGTAGGTTCTACAGCTGAAagtatagataaaaaaatcttgGAACTCTCCCAGACAATAACAGACAGACTTGATGAACTTAATTTCGAACTTAACAATGTAGatacttattttaaaaattatttatcggaAGAAGTATTCTCAAAACAGTATGAACAAGTTTATGACGATATTGATAGAATTGATTTGTTATATAAGCAAAGTCAAAAATGGTTaacatatttgaaaaaaaatataacttggGATCTTGACAGTAAAACTGATCAAATGATATCTCTTGATCTCGATTATCcacaatcaattttatttgatataagcagaagattttttcaaataagaaatagaaataaacCTACTTTTATTGAAAAGTTTCGTGAttcattattgaataaaatatgtgACGATGATCTGACTGCAcactatcaattatttttattttataaaagaattatttatacagaAGTTAAAGGATTTGGTGCAATGGCATTTTCATATATGTGgagacataaaaataatgctaCTATTTATGAAATGAATGaagtaaaaaatgaaagaatgcaaagtattattaaatatacagagttgtttaaaaatataatgaaaacgACTAGAAATTTTATTCGACGATGTGATGTAAAATACTACAAgg ataataaGACTTATGCTTCTTTCGAAAATATGTATTACACAACTGTACTTTTTAGAGAGCATTTTGAGCCCATTGAAACAATCATTGAATGGGAAATACCAAATGCTTTTCGATTGTGTCAATTACATAATGATTGCGATGACAATAATCATAGGTATGATAAAATTTGTCCtggtttgattaaaaattgtcaaagaGCATTGACTATCGAGTATTGTCAACGa aaagaAGGAGATCAAAGAAGtaccaaaaattattattggatgAGAATtagaaatttagaaaaatctATGGATTTGGGTGATACATATCGACAATGCCAGCCAAATTCGTTAcataagataaataattttcatacagattatataaaaaatattcaacttcCAATTTACTGTGATTGTATAGATGATAGTATTTATACTAGAAGCACTAATACGATTAGAGCTTTCAGTTTGTTATGGTCTCAAACGAGTGCAAACAACAT GGTAGCAACTGGTGCAAGACTTGTTGCTAAAGATCGAATGATTCATATTCAGCTTCGTGAAGGTAAACTTTTGCCTTATggagaaattgataaaaaaactgaGAGATGGATACCACTACCGTcctttgaatataataaaaattttcctcaTGTGGCAATTGATTTGAATGACAAGCGATATTTATTGactgaaaatattgattttatcttgataaatCATCTGTGGGCAAAAACGATATGTCTACAAAAATTGGCTTTTGATGAAGAACATTTATTGactg gtGTGAGGTTCAACTATGAACATCTAGGTAAAGGCTTAGAAAAACGTTTAAAACTTGAAGCAAAATTTGTTggttttaattatcaacatgGAAACATAACatctaaaagaaaatatattaaacaatcATGCAAAAAgct ACCTGAATTGATTTTGAATAATCCTGATGATCCACTCAAATTTGAAACACATCCACATGATTCTAaggaaaatcaatttattacaaTCAGAGCATCAGACTTGATTAAAGATGCATCACAAACAACTATTCCATTTTTTGATCTTTTAGAAGTTGCACCTGAAACGAGCGTACCACTCAATggaattgaattatttcacAAAGGACAACTTGATGGTTCATCTGGTggatatatttctttaaaattatatccaTTAAATTTGACTATGTATATGAATCCACCATTATTTCatgactttttaaatattgaaaatataacagTACCTAAATTTGgaacttaa
- the LOC122851217 gene encoding odorant receptor 13a-like: protein MDTSTPSYLAINKLLASLSGVWPHQPIVTKNIVFIIMLILTISQSYFQIYGAILARSNVDLFLETIPNILVDFSVAAKVVNCFFNSKKMKKLLITLEKDWIKFNSEGEIQILNEHGVRARKLTLTYFSVICGTITPFMVIPLVPIIYNNFAPANGTLPKQMLYAQYDYLFNLQVSYYPVLIHSYIATFAFINDIIAIDTMCMVFVQHGCALFSIIGYNLEQIEINSTIKNDINHSRFNDKAYHQMSECIRRHNHALKYAKLIEDAHNVSYFFQIGIDMICFSFTGFQIVDKLDTAPDVSIRFAAFTSTQLAGLFLLSYPAQQLFDYSVKIYDDIYNAGWYKTSLRTRKLFIIMSMRSLIPCQITAGKFYVLDLANFGKIVKTSLSYITVLISMK from the exons ATGGATACTTCAACACCATCATATCTTGCAATCAATAAATTACTTGCATCACTTTCTGGTGTATGGCCACATCAACCGattgtaacaaaaaatattgtgtttattatcatgttgatattaacaataagtcaatcatattttcag ATTTACGGTGCAATATTGGCTCGTTCAAATGTTGATTTATTCTTAGAAACAATACCAAATATTCTTGTGGATTTTAGTGTCGCTGCAAAAgttgttaattgtttttttaacagtaaaaaa atgaaaaaattgttgattactTTGGAGAAAGATTGGATCAAATTTAATTCTGAAGgtgaaattcaaattttaaatgaacacGGTGTGAGAGCTAGAAAATTGACACTCACGTATTTTa gtgTTATTTGTGGAACAATCACACCATTTATGGTGATTCCACTGGTgccaataatttataataattttgctcCGGCGAATGGAACTTTACCAAAACAAATGTTATATGCtcaatatgattatttatttaatttacaagttAGTTATTATCCAGTGTTGATTCACAGTTACATTGCAACATTTGCATTTATCAATGACATCATTGCAATCGACACAATGTGCATGGTTTTTGTACAACATGGATGtgcattattttcaattattgg gtATAATCTCGAACAAATTGAAATCAATAGCaccattaaaaatgatataaatcaTTCAAGATTCAATGACAAGGCATATCACCAAATGTCAGAGTGCATCAGGAGGCACAATCATGCATTAAa gTATGCAAAATTGATTGAAGATGCACACAAtgtatcttatttttttcaaattggcATTGACATGATTTGTTTTAGTTTTACCGGTTttcaaattgttgataaattagaCACTGCACCAGATGTATCAATAAGATTTGCAGCATTTACATCAACTCAACTTGCTGGTCTTTTTTTGCTAAGTTATCCAGctcaacaattatttgattacaGTGTTAAAATCTATGATgacat ttataATGCAGGATGGTACAAAACTTCACTAAGAActcgtaaattatttatcattatgtcAATGAGAAGTCTCATTCCTTGCCAAATAACAgcag gaaAATTTTATGTTCTTGATCTTGCCAACTTTGGAAAG atcgtCAAAACATCTCTGTCTTACATTACAGTACTCATATCTATGAAATAG